CTCCGCACACCACATCTAAACAGGCTTCATTTACAATCTCCACTTTTTCTTTCTTGCACCGATCATTTTGAAATACCGAAGTTGACGACCGATCATTTTGAAATGCCGAAGTCGGCGACAATGGTGATCTGTTGGTTAATGTTGTCGAGCTGAATTCACCTGATAGTCTCCTGCCAGAAATTCTTCGTAGGGATTCAAATGCTGTTCTTTGGAAGAAGGAGAAACTATTGCCTTCTTCTCTTAGTTTTTTCCTAAACTTCTCTCCTGTATTGAGAACACCTGAACAAGAATCATACGAAGTATGTCAGCTAGAGAAACATCTCCCAAGGAGGAGGCCCAAACCCAATCCAGTTCAGGGGATACGGCTCATGTTATGTCATTTTTTATATGCATCTAAACCGCAGTAATACAAGAAGAGGTAATCATTTTTTGATGAGATAGAAGAGTCGAACATTAAATTGAAACATTATATTGGTAGGTGAAGGGATCAACTAACACGAATAATACTAATGCTAACTGTTATCTACATCATCGGGTAATGCCAATTGTATTAGTTGGCATTTGGTGCTTGAAATATTAATGCAATTTGGCAGATAACTGTATGGGATCTGATGAATATTCGCTGTCGGTCCTAAATCCTAATGGGGGTATACACGAAAAACATTATACATATTCAGTGTGATAGTAAAGTAATTATAAGATACGAAGAATAATTTAATCATTTTGAAACTCATAGAACATCTCCATTTCCACTACCCTGCAACCCCAAATCCATCGGCCCATGAACTAGTCTGTGAGGCTTTGCTCCTTGTGTCCCTCTCTCCTCAATCAAACTTGCCATGGCACAGGCTTATTGGGATGAGAGTAGAACAAGGTACCCGAAACTGGTCTACTACCCTACAGTTGGTGTTTAATACTATCCGTTGAATCTTCGACATGCGGAGTATTAAGGGACATAGTGGAAATCTGATCTGGTAATCGGAGACAGTAATAAGACAAACAAACCTCGTGCTGCTGATCAAGCCCTAAAACCTACAGGCTGCAAGCTGCCTGCAACTACCTCCAAATGGGTTAGGTTCTCATCAAAAGACTCGACAGTGTACTCGAGAAAGcatgtacttattttggtatgcAACGCTAAATGCACGGCAAAACAAACATACTTCAAAACCCGTGTTTTATACATAGGATCCACTAGCTACTAGTACTAATACCTTCTTGGGTAGAGGGTAGGACCTGTGCGTTATTATATCTTGCATGCCCTAGTAGCCCTACTCCTGTGTAAACTACACCTGGATTACTACCACTTATTGAAATTCACTATTTTTGAGTGGCTAAACCTAACCTAAAAAGGCAAAACTAGGACATCCATAATCTTGATCAAAATCACATCCAAAGAGAATTTTACGGTAACTCATCATTAAAATAATGCGTCTAAGAAACTATATACAGAAGCATATCCTTTAGTCTTCTGACTCCGGAGACAAGCTTTGGGACATGTCTAAAATTTCCCGCCATAATGTGGATGGACCACCATAAGTTTTTCTATGAACAACAGGTTCATCCTGCAATGAACAAGTTCTTACTttattaactttttctttttaccGTTTATCAAGAATCGGCCATGGTTTTTTACTGCAATTTTTTGACGTtgattattagtttttttttgacGTTGATTATTAGTTGCACGGTGTATTATCAGGTATGTGGTCCAACCATAAGAAGTGTTACATTTGTCGCGTGACTGATCAAATTGCATGTTTGATGTAACTTAAGTAGTAACTGTCAACCGTACGCAATCACTAATCACATCATCAAATCATAAAACGAGAGAAACTTACCGGTTTGTTGGTGTGGTAGCAGGAGAGGAGAAGGAGGAGAAGAGATTAGTTCAAGAACTGAATTAGGACTTGGTTGGTTCACCTCATCACTAATATTACTGCCACCACTACTATTAAATTCCGAACAACTTTTCGCGTTCATCATCGAATCTGCACCGTTCATTGAACCATCGTCACCAAACAACGAGTCCTTATTCTTTGTCGTACTGTATTTCATCGTCATCATCTCTGATGTTGCTCGATCTTTAACATTCTCAGTTCGTAATTCTGAACTGTCAATTCTAATTACTCCGCCTGTACTTGTGCTATGAATTCCGGGGACCATAGGAGATGTACGGTTATGATTGTCATTAGTTGATCGAATGGTATTGATGATGTTTTTAAGAGTTTTAAGATCTTCATCACATTTTTCTAATGCTACCATTAGCTTTCTTCGCTTCtcagatggtgatgatgatgatgatggcgtCGGAGGAAAATCATCTAATCCCATTAACCTAGCTACTAAAGCTGGAGAACGTTGTTGATTTTGGTTATCAGAATCgacgtttgattttgattttacatTTACTGATAATCGAATTTCAGATGGAATTGTTGGACTTCTTGGTGAATCAAATGAAAATCTCTTCAAATCTGAATCTGTTAGTGAAGGTGAAAGAGGAGCGGGAGTTTTCTGATCTGACACCAGGTTTTGTTTGGGTTTAGCTGGTTGTGATTCtgatttagggtttaacgactgaGCTTGTACCGAAGGATTGATTTTCTTGTTGTTGCTACATTTTTCTTGTTTCTCTGTTTGttacaaagaaaaacaaaatcagaaaataGTTTAATTAGTAAATGAAAATGCAGAGAAGGAGAGTTAAGTTGGATATAAGTACCTGAAGATGAGGAAGAGTTAGTGAGGAGTTTACGGCGATGTTGGTATCTAGAGACGAGATGAAAAATACCAGACATGCAACCAATGCTTTTGTGGTTTACTGTACTACTAGTagtttttgcttttgttttagTAGTAGTTGTTGCTGCTGTGGATTCATGGCGATGAATACTGTtagttgatgaagaagatgaaagcatCATGTTTCCCCttctcttcatttttttttgttctggtTTTTTGTGTCTCTCTTGAGAAATCTAATGAAAGAGACAAATTAAAGAAGAAGACTTGAATTTCATACTTACTCCGTCACGATATTAAGCGAACTAATTGAAGTTTGCACGAATTTTAAGataaataaggaaaaaaaaatt
This portion of the Papaver somniferum cultivar HN1 chromosome 11, ASM357369v1, whole genome shotgun sequence genome encodes:
- the LOC113323625 gene encoding homeobox protein 2-like, with translation MKRRGNMMLSSSSSTNSIHRHESTAATTTTKTKAKTTSSTVNHKSIGCMSGIFHLVSRYQHRRKLLTNSSSSSEKQEKCSNNKKINPSVQAQSLNPKSESQPAKPKQNLVSDQKTPAPLSPSLTDSDLKRFSFDSPRSPTIPSEIRLSVNVKSKSNVDSDNQNQQRSPALVARLMGLDDFPPTPSSSSSPSEKRRKLMVALEKCDEDLKTLKNIINTIRSTNDNHNRTSPMVPGIHSTSTGGVIRIDSSELRTENVKDRATSEMMTMKYSTTKNKDSLFGDDGSMNGADSMMNAKSCSEFNSSGGSNISDEVNQPSPNSVLELISSPPSPLLLPHQQTGVLNTGEKFRKKLREEGNSFSFFQRTAFESLRRISGRRLSGEFSSTTLTNRSPLSPTSAFQNDRSSTSVFQNDRCKKEKVEIVNEACLDVVCGERWELGRIGVILEDYMFNELIQETVRELLLGCCSTYTNILYSSSSLPSGSCKKKLCF